In a genomic window of Phragmites australis chromosome 14, lpPhrAust1.1, whole genome shotgun sequence:
- the LOC133890490 gene encoding probable serine/threonine-protein kinase At1g54610, giving the protein MGCVHGRPSTSSPAAAVSSSRRRNPTAATVSQPQQEGVSSSASAEAAPERAAEKAEKAAQVKRERRSRSSRSAAAAAHAEVRLGGSFANKARGEQVAAGWPAWLSAVAGEAINGWTPRRADSFEKIDKIGQGTYSNVYKARDSLSGKIVALKKVRFDNLEPESVRFMAREILILRRLDHPNVVKLDGLVTSRMSCSLYLVFDYMVHDLAGLAASPDIKFTLPQVKCYVHQLLSGLEHCHNRGVLHRDIKGSNLLLDNNGVLKIADFGLASLFDPNHKQPMTSRVVTLWYRPPELLLGATDYGLGVDLWSAGCILAELLAGKPIMPGRTEVEQLHKIFKLCGSPTEEYWKKSKLPHATIFKPQQPYKRRITDTFKDFPQSALRLIETLLAIDPADRLTATSALKSDFFTTEPYACDPSSLPQYPPSKEMDAKRRDEEARRLRAAGGRANGNGTRKTRIRDRPRAVPAPEANAELQANIDKRRLITHANAKSKSEKFPPPHQDGALGFPLGCSNHMEPAFEPPDPSSFSTVFPYEKGAIPTWSGPLVDSAAGNQKRKHKSGRSSKQPATARAR; this is encoded by the exons ATGGGCTGCGTGCACGGCCGCCCCTCCACCtccagccccgccgccgccgtatcCTCCTCCCGTCGCCGGAACCCCACTGCAGCGACTGTTTCCCAGCCGCAGCAGGAGGGGGTTTCTTCTTCTGCgtcggcggaggcggcgccggAGCGGGCGGCTGAGAAGGCCGAGAAGGCAGCGCAGGTGAAGAGGGAGCGGCGGTCGAGGTCGTCGCGctccgcggcggcagcggcgcatGCCGAGGTCCGCCTCGGGGGGAGCTTCGCAAACAAGGCGCGCGGCGAGCAGGTCGCCGCCGGCTGGCCCGCCTggctctccgccgtcgccggcgaggcCATCAACGGCTGGACTCCGCGCCGCGCCGACTCCTTCGAGAAGATCGACAAG ATCGGCCAAGGCACGTACAGCAATGTGTACAAGGCGCGGGACTCGCTGAGCGGCAAGATCGTGGCGCTGAAGAAGGTGCGGTTCGACAACCTGGAGCCCGAGAGCGTGCGGTTCATGGCCCGCGAGATCCtcatcctccgccgcctcgaCCACCCCAATGTCGTCAAGCTCGATGGGCTCGTCACCTCCCGCatgtcctgcagcctctacctTGTCTTCGACTACATGGTGCACGACCTCGCCGGCCTAGCTGCCAGCCCCGACATCAAGTTCACGCTACCCCAG GTCAAGTGCTATGTGCATCAGTTGTTGTCAGGGCTGGAGCACTGCCACAACCGGGGAGTGCTGCATCGCGACATCAAGGGGTCAAATCTGCTTTTGGATAACAATGGTGTGCTCAAGATTGCGGATTTCGGTCTGGCGTCGCTCTTTGATCCCAACCATAAACAGCCAATGACGAGTCGGGTGGTGACACTGTGGTACCGGCCACCGGAGTTGCTGTTGGGTGCGACGGATTATGGACTTGGCGTCGACTTGTGGAGTGCTGGATGTATCCTTGCTGAGTTGCTGGCTGGAAAGCCTATTATGCCAGGACGGACTGAG GTGGAACAGCTGCATAAAATTTTTAAGCTATGTGGCTCCCCAACGGAAGAATATTGGAAAAAATCAAAGTTGCCTCATGCAACCATATTTAAGCCTCAGCAGCCATACAAAAGGCGAATAACGGATACATTCAAAGATTTTCCTCAATCAGCACTTCGACTGATTGAAACGCTACTTGCAATTGATCCAGCTGATCGTTTAACGGCAACTTCCGCATTAAAAAGTGAT TTCTTTACAACAGAGCCTTATGCGTGTGATCCCTCTAGTTTGCCCCAATATCCACCGAGCAAAGAGATGGATGCGAAACGAAGAGATGAAGAAGCTAGACG CTTAAGAGCTGCTGGTGGTAGAGCTAATGGCAATGGAACAAGGAAGACAAGGATACGAGATCGGCCTAGAGCTGTTCCAGCGCCAGAGGCAAATGCTGAACTTCAAGCAAATATTGAT AAAAGAAGGCTAATAACGCATGCAAATGCGAAGAGCAAGAGTGAAAAGTTCCCTCCACCACATCAGGATGGTGCGCTTGGATTTCCCTTGGGTTGTTCAAACCACATGGAACCTGCATTTGAGCCCCCAGATCCTTCTTCCTTCAGCACTGTATTTCCTTATGAGAAAGGCGCAATACCTACTTGGTCGGGACCATTGGTCGACTCTGCAGCAGGCAACCAGAAGCGGAAACACAAGTCTGGCCGCTCTTCAAAACAACCGGCAACTGCCCGGGCTAGATGA